The Thermasporomyces composti region GCTCGCCGGCCACCGGCCCATCATCCTGGTGGGTGGTTCGACCGGGCTCATCGGCGATCCGAAGCCGGACGCCGAGCGCACGTTGCGCGACCCCGAGGTGGTGGCGGGCTGGGTCGAGAAGATCAAGGAGCAGGTCCGCCCCTTCGTGTCGTTCGAGGGGAAGAACAGCGCGATCGTCGTCAACAACCTGGACTGGACCGCGCCGCTCAGCGCGTTGGAGTTCCTGCGTGACATCGGGCGGCACTTCCGGGTCAACAAGATGATCCAGAAGGAGGCGGTCAGCGCCCGGCTGAACTCCGAGATCGGTATCGGTTACACCGAGTTCAGCTACCAGATCCTGCAGGCCTACGACTACCTCGAGCTCTACCGCCGGTACGGCTGTGTGCTCCAGATCGGCGGCTCCGACCAGTGGGGCAACATCACCGGTGGCATCGAGCTCATCCGTCGGGTCACGGGTGCGACGGTGCACGGTCTGGCCACCCCTCTGCTGACCGACGCCGAGGGGCGCAAACTGGGGAAGACCGAGGGCGGCGCGGTGTACTTGTCGGCCGAGCTGACCTCGCCGTACGCCTTCTACCAGTACCTGTACAACGTCCCGGACGCGGACGTGGGCACCTACCTCCGCGCGTTCAGCTTCCGCTCCCGGGAAGAGATCGAGGAGCTGGAGAAGGCGACGGCCGAGCGACCCGCTGCCCGCGAGGCGCAGCGGGCGCTCGCGGAGGAGCTCACCACGCTGGTCCACGGCGCGGACGAGTGCGCGCGGGTGGTAGCGGCGTCGCGGGCGTTGTTCGGCCGCGCCGAGCTGCGGGACATCGACGAGCGCACGCTCGCCGCCGCGCTGCACGAGGCGCCCCACATCCAGGTGCCTGCCGGTGACGGGTTGCCTCCCGTGGTGGACCTGCTGACGAGCGTGGGGCTGACGCCGAGCAAGTCGGCTGCCCGGCGGGCCATCCAGGAGGGTGGGATCAGCCTCAACAACGTCCGGGTCACCGATGTCGAGGCGGTGCCGACGTCGGCTGACCTGCTCCACAACCGCTTCCTCGTCCTGCGTCGCGGGCGCCGACACGTGGCCGGTGTCGAGATCGTCTGAGCGGGAAGCGAGCCCGTCAGGGGAGGGCGGAGACCCTCGGGGGCGAGGGCTGTCGCGGGGCCGAGGCGGCGCCCGTCGGCGTCCCTCGAGACGGCGCCGTCACGACGGTGCCGATGACGGTCCTGAGGACGCCTTCGGTGCCGGGCGCCACGGACGCGGGGCCCACCAGCCGCGCGGGCTTGACTCCGGCAGGCGCCGTGCGTATGGTCCCAAGTCGCCTCGGGCGGCGGGCGCACGGCGCCACCGACCGCGGCGGCCCCGCCTCCGTGGTGTGCGGGTGACTCCGCCCTCATGGGGCGGGGGCGGGAGCCGGACCCACCCCCGGTTCGTCCGGACTGGAACGGGTCCGGTATGGTTGAAGCCGTCCGATGCGGGACGCCGCGAGGCGGCCGGCGGACGAATCCCGACGTGATCAGCCGATCTGGCTGGCTTGCGTCAAGCGTCGGGACGAAGCTCCACTGCAACCGTGTCAACCAGCTCGGTGGCTGATTGACGTGGTTGGGTGGGGTGGGTAGTGTTGGTGGTTGGCCCTGCTTCTGGGTGGCTGCTGTGTGTGGTGGTTGCCTGGGGGTGTGGGTTTGATTCTTGAGAACTCAACAGCGTGCCTGTTAGCCGATGTGTAGTTTTTGGCCCTCGCAGCGCCGCGGCCTCGTGTGGGGTTGTGGTGTTGTGGTGGTTCCTTTGGGTGGATGACCCTGTGTTGGGGTTGTTTGCCTGCTGGGATCGTTAGGGCTTTCTGTCTTGGGCTGCTGCCTGCCTTTGTGGTGGGTGGTGGTCTGTTGGTTTTTGGACGGAGAGTTTGATCCTGGCTCAGGACGAACGCTGGCGGCGTGCTTAACACATGCAAGTCGTGCGGAAAGGCCCCTTCGGGGGTACTCGAGCGGCGAACGGGTGAGTAACACGTGAGTAACCTGCCCCTAGCTCTGGGATAAGCCTGGGAAACTGGGTCTAATACCGGATATGACTTCTGCCCGCATGGGTGGGGGTGGAAAGGTCTTTGACCGGCTAGGGATGGGCTCGCGGCCTATCAGCTTGTTGGTGGGGTAATGGCCTACCAAGGCTGTGACGGGTAGCCGGCCTGAGAGGGCGACCGGCCACACTGGGACTGAGACACGGCCCAGACTCCTACGGGAGGCAGCAGTGGGGAATCTTGCGCAATGGGCGAAAGCCTGACGCAGCAACGCCGCGTGAGGGATGACGGCCTTCGGGTTGTAAACCTCTTTCAGCGGGGACGAAGCGAGAGTGACGGTACCCGCAGAAGAAGCGCCGGCCAACTACGTGCCAGCAGCCGCGGTAATACGTAGGGCGCGAGCGTTGTCCGGAATTATTGGGCGTAAAGGGCTCGTAGGCGGTGTGTCACGTCGAAAGTGAAAATCCGGAGCTTAACTCCGGACCTGCTTTCGATACGGGCACACTAGAGGTAGGCAGGGGAGAGTGGAATTCCTGGTGTAGCGGTGGAATGCGCAGATATCAGGAGGAACACCGGTGGCGAAGGCGGCTCTCTGGGCCTTACCTGACGCTGAGGAGCGAAAGCGTGGGGAGCGAACAGGATTAGATACCCTGGTAGTCCACGCCGTAAACGTTGGGCGCTAGGTGTGGGGGATTTTCCACGTCCTCCGTGCCGTAGCTAACGCATTAAGCGCCCCGCCTGGGGAGTACGGCCGCAAGGCTAAAACTCAAAGGAATTGACGGGGGCCCGCACAAGCGGCGGAGCATGTTGCTTAATTCGAGGCAACGCGAAGAACCTTACCTGGGCTTGACATGCAGGGAAAAGCCGTAGAGATACGGTGTCCTTCGGGGCCCTGCACAGGTGGTGCATGGCTGTCGTCAGCTCGTGTCGTGAGATGTTGGGTTAAGTCCCGCAACGAGCGCAACCCCCGTCCTATGTTGCCAGCGGGTAATGCCGGGTACTCATAGGAGACTGCCGGGGTCAACTCGGAGGAAGGTGGGGATGAGGTCAAGTCATCATGCCCCTTATGCCCAGGGCTGCAAACATGCTACAATGGCCGGTACAATGGGCTGCTAAACCGTGAGGTGGAGCGAATCCCAAAAAGCCGGCCTCAGTTCGGATCGGGGTCTGCAACTCGACCCCGTGAAGTCGGAGTCGCTAGTAATCGCGGATCAGCAACGCCGCGGTGAATACGTTCCCGGGCCTTGTACACACCGCCCGTCAAGTCATGAAAGTCGGCAACACCCGAAGCCGGTGACCCAACCCCTTTTTGGGGAGGGAGCCGTCGAAGGTGGGGCTGGCGATTAGGACTAAGTCGTAACAAGGTAGCCGTACCGGAAGGTGCGGCTGGATCACCTCCTTTCTAAGGAGCAGTTGTCCCGCCCCTGTGTTTGGTGTGGGGGTTGGGGCTCGCCCTGCCTGGTTGTGGGTGGGGTGGTGCTCGATGGTGTGGAACGTCGGCTGAAGGCGCTCGGCTGGTTTGGTGTCATGTCCTAGTACTGCCCTGCTGTGTGTGGGGTGTGGAACGGGTGGCGCTGGGCTGGTTGGGTGTCGTGGCACGCTGTTGGGTCCTGAGGGATCAAGCCCACGTGTGGGGTTTGGTTCTGCGGGCCGCTCTGGTTGCCGCGCGACCATTGCCGCTGTTGGTGGTGGTTGTGTGGTGGCGGGTGGGGTGGTTTCCGCTTGTGTTTTGAGAACTGCACAGTGGATGCGAGCATCGTGATCGCCGAGGACAAGTTAGTAAGGGCACTCGGTGGATGCCTTGGCACCAGAAGCCGATGAAGGACGTGGGAGCCTGCGATAAGCCCCGGGGAGCTGGCAACCGAGCGTTGATCCGGGGATGTCCGAATGGGGAAACCCGGCTGGGGTCATGCCCAGTCACCGGCGCCTGAACACATAGGGCGTTCGGAGGGAACGCGGGGAAGTGAAACATCTCAGTACCCGCAGGAAGAGAAAACAACCGTGATTCCGTGAGTAGTGGTGAGCGAAAGCGGAAGAGGCTAAACCGTGCAGGTGGTAAAGCTGGCAGGCGTTGCCTGTGCGGGGTTGTGGGGCCGTCCAGCTGGGGCTGCCAACCCGGCAGGGAGTGAGAAACCGTTGCTGAAGTCGAAAGGTCTGGAAAGGCCTGGCGGAGAGGGTGACACCCCCGTAGACGTAAGGCAGCGGCTCCCGGACGTGTCCCCAAGTAGCACGGGACCCCGGAAATCCCGTGTGAATCTGGCGGGACCACCCGCTAAGCCTAAATACTCTCTGGTGACCGATAGTGAACCAGTACCGTGAGGGAAAGGTGAAAAGTACCCCGGGAGGGGAGTGAAATAGTTCCTGAAACCGGGTGCCTACAAACCGTCGGAGCGGCTGGCTCTCCTTGTGGGGGTTGGCTGTGACGGCGTGCCTTTTGAAGAATGAGCCTGCGAGTTAGCGGCATGTGGCGAGGTTAACCCGTGAGGGGGAGCCGTAGCGAAAGCGAGTCTGAAGAGGGCGTTGAGTCGCATGTCCTAGACCCGAAGCGGGGTGATCTACCCATGGGCAGGGTGAAGCGCGGGTAAGACCGCGTGGAGGCCCGAACCCACCGGCGTTGAAAAGCCGGGGGATGACCTGTGGGTAGGGGTGAAAGGCCAATCAAACTCCGTGATAGCTGGTTCTCCCCGAAATGCATTTTGGTGCAGCGTCACGTGTTTCCTGCCGGAGGTAGAGCACTGGATGGCCTAGGGGGCCCACAAGCTTACCGAAGTCAGCCAAACTCCGAATGCCGGTAGGTGAGAGCGTGGCAGTGAGACTACGGGGGATAAGCTTCGTAGTCGAGAGGGAAACAGCCCGGACCACCAGCTAAGGCCCCTAAGCGTCCGCTAAGTGGAAAAGGATGTGGAGTTGCTTAGACAGCCAGGAGGTTGGCTTAGAAGCAGCCATCCTTTAAAGAGTGCGTAATAGCTCACTGGTCGAGTGATTCTGCGCCGACAATGTAGCGGGGCTCAAGCGGACCGCCGAAGCTGTGGCATTCGCACGTGAACCTGGCCCTTCGGGGTTGGGTGTGCGGATGGGTAGGGGAGCGTCGTGTGGCGTGTGAAGCGGCGGGGTGACCCAGCCGTGGATGCCACACGAGTGAGAATGCAGGCATGAGTAGCGAAAGAGGGGTGAGAAACCCCTCCGCCGGATGACCAAGGGTTCCAGGGCCAGGCTAATCCGCCCTGGGTAAGTCGGGACCTAAGGCGAGGCCGACAGGCGTAGTCGATGGACAACGGGTTGATATTCCCGTACCGGTCTTGCCGCGCCCATGTCGAATCCGGTGATGCTAAGCGCCCGGCCCCGCGCTGGTCCTTCGGGACTGGTGGTGGGTGTCCGCGCGTGACCCGATCCGGTAGTAGGCAAGCGATGGGGTGACGCAGAAGGGTAGCTCTACGCGGCGATGGTAGGCCCTTTCGGGCTGAACCGCGGGCAAGGGTGTAGGGCGAGGCGTAGGCAAATCCGCGCCTCATACAAGCCTGAGACCTGATGCCGAGCCGATTGAGGCGAAGTGAGTGATCCCATGCTGCCGAGAAAAACCTCTAGCGAGTGGCAAGGCCGCCCGTACCCGAAACCGACACAGGTGGTCAGGTAGAGAATACCAAGGCGATCGGGCGAACCGTGGTTAAGGAACTCGGCAAATTGCCCCCGTAACTTCGGGAGAAGGGGGGCCGGATCCGTGACGGAACTTGCTTCCTGAGCGGTGAAGGTCGCAGAGACCAGGCCCAAGCGACTGTTTACTAAAAACACAGGTCCGTGCGAAGTCGCAAGACGATGTATACGGACTGACGCCTGCCCGGTGCTGGAACGTTAAGGGGACGAGTTAGCTGACCCTTCGGGGTTGGCGAAGCTCTGAACTTAAGCGCCAGTAAACGGCGGTGGTAACTATAACCATCCTAAGGTAGCGAAATTCCTTGTCGGGTAAGTTCCGACCTGCACGAATGGCGTAACGACTTGGGCGCTGTCTCAACCACGGACCCGGCGAAATTGCACTACGAGTAAAGATGCTCGTTACGCGCAGCAGGACGGAAAGACCCCGGGACCTTTACTACAGCTTGGTATTGGCGGTCGGTTCGGCTTGTGTAGGATAGGTGGGAGACTGTGAAGCCTGGACGCCAGTTCAGGTGGAGTCGCCGTTGAAATACCACTCTGGTCGTACTGGCTGTCTAACCTCGGTCCGTTATCCGGATCAGGGACAGTGCCTGGCGGGTAGTTTAACTGGGGCGGTTGCCTCCTAAAAGGTAACGGAGGCGCCCAAAGGTTCCCTCAGCCTGGTTGGCAATCAGGTGTTGAGTGTAAGTGCACAAGGGAGCTTGACTGTGAGACCGGCGGGTCGAGCAGGGACGAAAGTCGGGACTAGTGATCTCGCGGTGGCATGTGGAAGCGCCGTGACTCAACGGATAAAAGGTACCCCGGGGATAACAGGCTGATCTTGCCCAAGAGTCCATATCGACGGCATGGTTTGGCACCTCGATGTCGGCTCGTCGCATCCTGGGGCCGGAGCAGGTCCCAAGGGTTGGGCTGTTCGCCCATTAAAGCGGTACGCGAGCTGGGTTTAGAACGTCGTGAGACAGTTCGGTCCCTATCCGCTGCGCGCGTAGGAGACTTGAGAAGGGCTGTCCCTAGTACGAGAGGACCGGGACGGACGAACCTCTGGTGTGCCAGTTGTCCCGCCAGGGGCACGGCTGGTTAGCCACGTTCGGAAGTGATAACCGCTGAAGGCATCTAAGCGGGAAGCACGCTTCAAGATGAGGTCTCCCACCGGGTCAACCGGGTAAGGCCCCCAGCAGACTACTGGGTTGATAGGCCAGAAGTGGAAGCGAGGACTAGCGACTCGTGAAGCTGACTGGTACTAATAGGCCGAGGGCTTGTCCTCTAACACACGTATGCTCGTATTCCACTGTGCGGTTCTGGAAACACAAGCCACCACCCCCGCACACACCCCCCAGGGTTAGGGGTGGGCGGCTCGGGTTGTGACAACAGAACAACGAGCCCACCCGGGACCGTGAGCATTTCCTAGGTTTTTGAAGGGTGTGGGTTGTCTCGGTGGTCATAGCGGAGGGGAAACACCCGGTCCCATTCCGAACCCGGAAGTTAAGCCCTCCAGCGCCGATGGTACTGCAGGGGAGGCCCTGTGGGAGAGTAGGACACTGCCGGACAACCACAACACGTGAAGCGAGGTGTGGGAGAAGGCCACCACCGAGTGGTTCTCCCGCACCTCGCTTTTTCTTGTCCGGACTCTCGCTCGACTCCGCGTTTCCGGGAGGGCGTCTTTTTTCCGTTCCAGGGCGGGTGTTGGGCCTGTCCGTCTCGGGGGTGTTTGGCAGGGATGCGCCCTTCCGCGGTTGGACGCCCGGGTGGGAGCTCGCTCAGGGACGTGGCTAGGTTTACAGCGGGACCGGCCGGAAGGGACACGATGAGCGAGAACGCGGGGCACGCTGGAGGCGAGAGCGACGGCAGGCAGGGTCAGCCGTGGCGAGGGCGAAGCCGGCCCAAGCGGGATAGGGCTCGCCATCCATCCCGGCCCCGGGACGGGCGCCGTCGACCCCGGCCCACCCGAGACTCCGGTCGAGAGACCACCCGGCCGTTGGGGGAGCGAGCGCACGGGACGCCGGAGCCAGATGTACCGGAGGAGATCACCGGTCACGAGCTCGATCCAGCCGTGCGGCGCGAGCTCGGCACGCTCGCCAAGCCCACTGCGGTACGGGTGGCACGTCACCTCGTCGCCGCGGGCCAGCTGCTCGAGGACGACCCCGAGCTCGCGCTGGAGCACGCGCAGGCAGCCCGCCGAGCGGCCCCCCGGCTGGGTGTGGTCCGGGAAGCCTGCGGCCTTGCCGCGTACCAGGCTGGACGGTATGACCTCGCACTCGCCGAGCTACGGGCGGCACGACGGATGACAGGCTCGGTCGAGTACGTGCCGGTCATGGCGGACTGTGAGCGAGGGCTGGGGCGTCCCGAGCGTGCGCTCGACCTCGTCGCAAGCGTCGACCGCGCCACGCTCGACCTGGCCACGCGGATCGAACTGCTCATCGTCGAGGCGGGCGCCCGGCGCGACCTGGGGCAGCTCGCGGCCGCGCTCACCGTCTTGGACGTTCCCGAGCTGCGCATGAGGAGCGCCCACCCAGCGATCGCGCGCCTTCGCTACGCGTACGCCGACACGCTCACTCAGCTGGGGCGGCGCAAGGAGGCGGCGAGCTGGTTCGCGCGAGCCGCTGAAGCCGACCTCGAGGGTGAGACCGATGCGGAGGAGCGTTACGCGGCTCTGGTCTCGGAGATGGATGTGTCCTGACGCCAGGGCGGGGGAGCTCGATCCACAACGCTGAGGATCGGTGCGCAGCGGTCAGTCCAGGTCGGCGGTCGGTGACGTGCGTTCGGTTGGGGGAGATGACGACCGGGCGCGACCTTCACCCCCACGCCGGCCGGTTCGGACCGGGAGACCGCGTCGTCTGGTCGTCGAAGGCCCGCATGACGAAACCCGTGCGCGGCTTGGGCCCGAACGAGGTCGACTTGCGTGGCATTCGTCCGCCCTCGCCGGCCACCGTCCACACGGTGGCCACGTCGACGGGGTTGAGCACGAACGCCACACCGCCGCCGTCACGCACCGCGTCGATGACGGCCCGCTCGTCGTGGACGTAGCTGATCGCTTCCTCAGCAACCCGGAGGGGGCCGCCCAGGAGGAGCCCGTGGAGGACGTCGGTATCGAGAAGGGGGCGTGACGCAAGGAGCGTGCTCTGGAACGCGGCCGCTCGGTCGTGCGGGAGCCGGAGGAGTACCCACTGGCTCCCATCAGTCGCGATGAGAGCGTGGGCAACTCCGGCGCACCCGGCGAGAGCCTTCCGGGCCGCCGCGCCATCGGCACCGAACATCTCGACCTGGAAGACCCCGGACGCGGCGTCGACCACGTCACGCAGGGTGCGGCCGGTGACGGTGCGATGGATCGCCGCAATCCCCAGGGGATGCGCGCGTTGGTCGACGAGGAGAGCGAGTCCGGCGTCCCACGGCCCGTTTCCGGCTCCCGCGGCGTGCATCTCCTCTCGGAGCCGGAGATAGGCGGCGTAGCGGTGGTGGCCGTCGGCGATGAGCGACTGCCGTGGAGCCAGGTCTTGCGCGATGGTCGCCAGGCGCTGTGGGTCGCTGATCCGCCACAGCCGGTAGCTGGTGCCGTCCGGCCCGTGTGCTTCGACCATCGGTGGCGTGGCGCTCACCGCCTCCACGATCTCGGTGGTCGTGCCGCCGCCCTGGTAGACGAGCAGGATCGGTTCGAGGTTGGCTCTCGTGACGCGCATGAGAGCCAGGCGGTCCTGGACCGGCCCGGGAAGGACGTCCTCGTGGGGGAGGACGACCCGCTCGTCCGGATCGCGTAGTTCCACGGCGCCGATGAGTCCGCGGAGCACGCCGGCCGGCGACCCGCGGTTCTCAGGTCGACCGTCGACCTGCTCGTAGACGTAGAGGGCCGGCTCGGGGTCGACGACCAGCACGCCGTCGCCGCGCCACCGGGCGAGGAGGTCACGTGCCTCGTCGTACCCGGCGTCATGCGCGGCTGCCCGTTCTGGCCGCCGAGTGGGTTTGGTGGCCCGTGGAAGAATGATTCGGACGATGTTGTGCGGGTCGGTCGCTCGCAAGGCGGCGACGCCGGCTCGGTCGAGGGTGTCGTACGGCGGCGCCGTCACCGCGGCGAGGTCCTCGACCCGCTCTGGCGCATACCGCAGGCCGCGGAAGGGTTCGAAGGTCAGGGGGCGCCTGCGACGCGCGGCATCAGTCACGCTGGGCCATGGTAGGTGCTGGCTGGCGGCGCCCGGCGAATCGATCGGCATTGGCGTCGGAGAGGAGGCGTGGCCATGGAGCAAGCCGGTAGGCCCGCAGGAGAGGTCTACGACTGGTATCGGCGAGGCCTCGATCTGCTCGCGTCCGGAGACGCGGCCGCGGCGGCGCAGGTGCTCGGCCACGCGCACGCCGTCGAGCCCGGTTCGAAGGCGATCCGCGAGGCGTTGGCTCGGGCGCAGTTCAACTCGCGGCAGTACTCCGACTCCGCCCGGACGTTCGAGAGCCTGGTCGCGGACAACCCCGCCGACGACTACGCCCACTTCGGTCTCGGTCTCGCGTTGAGCAGGATCGGCCAGCACCGGGAGGCGGCGCCTCACCTGGCGATGGCCGTGGCCATGCGTCCGTCCTCGAAGCACTACGCGAACGCTCTCCGTCAGGTACGTGCGACCTTGCGGGCACGCGAGGAGATGGAGTGAGCCATACCCTTCCCACCGGCCGGCCCCTGGGACTCCAGCCACTGAGCGAGGCGCCGCGTCCGCTGGTCGACCTCTACGACACCGGCCTGTTCGACCTGGATGGTGTGGTCTACATCGGTGCCCACGCGGTGCCGGGTGCGCCCGCCGCACTGGATCAGGCGCGGTCGAGGGGGATGCGGGTGATGTTCCTCACCAACAACGCGTCCCGCACGCCGGAGGCGGTGGCCGCGCACTTGACCGGTGTCGGCGTGCCGGCGACCGCGGAGGACGTGGTCACCGCCGCCCAGGCGGCGGCCGGCCTGGTCGCTGAGCGTGTCCCGCCGGGCGCTCGAGTGCTCGTCGTGGGCGGTGATGGGCTCGTCGCGGCGTTGCGGGAGCGCGGTCTCGTCCCGGTCTTCTCAGCGTCGGAGCGGCCGTCCGCGGTCGTGCAGGGCTTCCATCCGGATGTCGGCTGGCGGCAGCTGGCGGAGGGCGCGTACGCCGTCGCGGCCGGCATTCCCTGGGTGGCCTCCAACGTCGACGTGACCCTTCCCACCGACGGCGGACTGGCGCCGGGCAATGGCGCGCTCGTCGAGGTGATCCGGCTGGCGACCGGACGCGATCCGGTGGTCGCTGGCAAACCGGGTCCGACGCTGTTCACCGAGGCGCTCACGCGCACCGGCGGCCGGCGTCCGCTCGTCGTCGGTGACCGCCTCGACACCGACATCGAAGGTGCCCACGCGGCCGGGCTGCCGAGCCTGCTGGTGCTCACCGGGGTGACTCGACTGCGTGACCTGCTGACCGCGCCCCCCGCGCGCCGACCGACGTACATCGCCGCCGATCTCGGCGGCATGTTCGTCGCCCACCCGCGCCCGGTGGTGCGGCCCGGGCACGCGAGCTGCGGTGGATGGGCGGTGGACGTGCGGCCCGGTCACGACGGTGCGCGTCGTGCTGTCCTCACGGGGGAGGGCGACCCGCTCGACGGGGCTCGTGCGCTCCTGGCGGCGGTCTGGAGCGTGCCCCAGCCTGTCGACGCCGACGAGGCGCTCGAGCGCCTTCGCCGCGGGGGCGCCGCGGTCGGCTGACGCGGCGGGTCGTAGGTTCGTCGAGCGGGTAGGAGCTCGCCGACGTACGAGGTGCGGAGGTGGAACCATGAGCCACGAGACGCCGGAGGTCGCGCGGACGTCGTATGAACCGACCG contains the following coding sequences:
- the tyrS gene encoding tyrosine--tRNA ligase, which produces MIDILDELHWRGMVAHSTDEAALRSALTSGSITYYAGFDPSAPSLQLGNLVLLVTARRLQLAGHRPIILVGGSTGLIGDPKPDAERTLRDPEVVAGWVEKIKEQVRPFVSFEGKNSAIVVNNLDWTAPLSALEFLRDIGRHFRVNKMIQKEAVSARLNSEIGIGYTEFSYQILQAYDYLELYRRYGCVLQIGGSDQWGNITGGIELIRRVTGATVHGLATPLLTDAEGRKLGKTEGGAVYLSAELTSPYAFYQYLYNVPDADVGTYLRAFSFRSREEIEELEKATAERPAAREAQRALAEELTTLVHGADECARVVAASRALFGRAELRDIDERTLAAALHEAPHIQVPAGDGLPPVVDLLTSVGLTPSKSAARRAIQEGGISLNNVRVTDVEAVPTSADLLHNRFLVLRRGRRHVAGVEIV
- a CDS encoding HAD-IIA family hydrolase — translated: MSHTLPTGRPLGLQPLSEAPRPLVDLYDTGLFDLDGVVYIGAHAVPGAPAALDQARSRGMRVMFLTNNASRTPEAVAAHLTGVGVPATAEDVVTAAQAAAGLVAERVPPGARVLVVGGDGLVAALRERGLVPVFSASERPSAVVQGFHPDVGWRQLAEGAYAVAAGIPWVASNVDVTLPTDGGLAPGNGALVEVIRLATGRDPVVAGKPGPTLFTEALTRTGGRRPLVVGDRLDTDIEGAHAAGLPSLLVLTGVTRLRDLLTAPPARRPTYIAADLGGMFVAHPRPVVRPGHASCGGWAVDVRPGHDGARRAVLTGEGDPLDGARALLAAVWSVPQPVDADEALERLRRGGAAVG
- a CDS encoding DUF1015 family protein, producing the protein MTDAARRRRPLTFEPFRGLRYAPERVEDLAAVTAPPYDTLDRAGVAALRATDPHNIVRIILPRATKPTRRPERAAAHDAGYDEARDLLARWRGDGVLVVDPEPALYVYEQVDGRPENRGSPAGVLRGLIGAVELRDPDERVVLPHEDVLPGPVQDRLALMRVTRANLEPILLVYQGGGTTTEIVEAVSATPPMVEAHGPDGTSYRLWRISDPQRLATIAQDLAPRQSLIADGHHRYAAYLRLREEMHAAGAGNGPWDAGLALLVDQRAHPLGIAAIHRTVTGRTLRDVVDAASGVFQVEMFGADGAAARKALAGCAGVAHALIATDGSQWVLLRLPHDRAAAFQSTLLASRPLLDTDVLHGLLLGGPLRVAEEAISYVHDERAVIDAVRDGGGVAFVLNPVDVATVWTVAGEGGRMPRKSTSFGPKPRTGFVMRAFDDQTTRSPGPNRPAWG
- a CDS encoding tetratricopeptide repeat protein, giving the protein MEQAGRPAGEVYDWYRRGLDLLASGDAAAAAQVLGHAHAVEPGSKAIREALARAQFNSRQYSDSARTFESLVADNPADDYAHFGLGLALSRIGQHREAAPHLAMAVAMRPSSKHYANALRQVRATLRAREEME